A window from Clostridiales bacterium encodes these proteins:
- the nusA gene encoding transcription termination/antitermination protein NusA, with protein sequence MSSELMEALRQLAREKNIDEYDMLNRLEQQLAATYRRIMDLENDARVTIDRESGRIYVYELVPVGGSEESPEFEERDITPTDVSRIAAQAAKNVIMTSIRDVERERIYEEYSDRVGESVTGTVQQSDSRYTLIKLREGVEALLPPSEQPPSERYDHNQRIKAYITEVRKTTSEPSIVVSRTHPGLIRRLFELEVPEIYDGVVEIKSISREPGLRSKVAVSSRESGLDPVGACVGPKGSRVRMVVSELRGERIDVIPWAEDAQTYVGNAISPAKVSRVLIDEANHIATVIVPDDQLSLAIGKEGQNARLAAKLTGWRIDIKSVTQATASGLPIGSGHMHGTPGDETHDDRCAAVTSSGLRCRNKARPGTRYCGVHEKEALSE encoded by the coding sequence ATGAGTTCTGAACTCATGGAAGCGCTGCGCCAGCTTGCGCGTGAGAAGAACATTGACGAGTACGACATGCTCAACCGTCTGGAGCAGCAGCTCGCGGCGACGTACCGGCGCATCATGGACCTGGAGAACGACGCCCGGGTTACTATCGACCGGGAGAGCGGTCGCATCTACGTCTATGAGCTCGTCCCCGTAGGAGGCTCAGAGGAGTCACCTGAGTTCGAGGAGCGAGACATCACCCCTACAGACGTCTCGCGTATAGCCGCCCAAGCCGCGAAGAACGTGATCATGACCTCGATTCGCGATGTGGAGCGAGAGCGCATCTATGAGGAGTACTCCGACCGTGTTGGAGAGAGTGTCACCGGCACGGTTCAGCAGTCGGATTCTCGCTACACCCTCATTAAGCTCCGCGAAGGAGTGGAGGCACTGCTTCCACCGTCCGAGCAACCGCCGAGCGAGCGATACGATCACAACCAGCGCATAAAGGCCTACATCACCGAAGTTCGCAAGACGACCTCGGAACCGTCGATCGTAGTCTCTCGGACACATCCGGGCTTGATTCGCAGGCTCTTCGAGCTGGAGGTGCCTGAGATTTACGATGGCGTCGTCGAAATCAAGAGCATCTCGCGCGAACCCGGCCTGCGTTCGAAGGTCGCGGTGTCCAGCCGCGAAAGCGGGCTCGACCCTGTTGGCGCATGTGTGGGACCCAAAGGCAGTCGCGTCAGGATGGTCGTCAGCGAACTGCGCGGCGAGCGGATCGACGTGATTCCGTGGGCGGAGGACGCCCAGACCTACGTCGGTAACGCGATCTCGCCCGCGAAGGTTTCCCGCGTCCTCATTGACGAAGCCAACCACATCGCCACGGTTATCGTCCCCGATGACCAGCTGTCCCTTGCTATCGGCAAGGAAGGACAGAATGCTCGCCTCGCCGCGAAACTCACCGGGTGGCGCATCGACATCAAGAGCGTTACGCAAGCGACCGCTTCAGGTCTACCTATCGGTTCTGGCCACATGCACGGAACGCCGGGAGATGAAACGCACGATGACCGTTGCGCCGCCGTGACCTCCTCGGGCCTTCGCTGCCGCAACAAGGCAAGACCAGGAACCCGGTACTGCGGCGTACACGAGAAGGAGGCGCTCAGCGAGTGA